The following proteins are co-located in the Thermosinus carboxydivorans Nor1 genome:
- a CDS encoding rubrerythrin family protein: MSNTEKNLATAFAGESQANRKYLAFAKQAELEGYPQVAKLFRATAEAETIHALAHLKAMGGIKSTAENLKAAITGETYEFSEMYPPFIQEAEAENNTAALRSFKLANEAEKVHAELYQKYLDNLEKKEVVDLYLCTVCGHINEGKAPEKCPICGAKAQAYKKVD; encoded by the coding sequence ATGTCCAACACCGAAAAAAACCTCGCTACCGCTTTTGCCGGTGAATCTCAGGCCAACCGTAAATACTTGGCTTTTGCTAAGCAAGCCGAGCTCGAAGGCTATCCACAAGTAGCCAAATTGTTCCGTGCCACTGCTGAAGCCGAAACTATCCATGCTCTGGCCCATCTCAAAGCAATGGGCGGTATCAAATCCACGGCCGAAAACCTGAAAGCTGCTATAACCGGTGAGACCTATGAATTTAGCGAAATGTACCCGCCCTTCATCCAGGAAGCAGAAGCAGAAAACAACACCGCGGCCTTACGTTCTTTTAAATTAGCCAATGAGGCCGAGAAGGTTCACGCCGAGCTTTATCAGAAGTATCTTGATAACCTGGAAAAGAAAGAAGTCGTAGACCTTTACCTTTGCACCGTCTGTGGGCACATTAACGAAGGCAAAGCACCGGAAAAATGCCCCATCTGCGGCGCCAAGGCCCAAGCGTATAAGAAAGTAGACTAA